A genomic stretch from Penaeus vannamei isolate JL-2024 chromosome 6, ASM4276789v1, whole genome shotgun sequence includes:
- the LOC138861993 gene encoding variant surface antigen B-like has product MGQGARAMSKGQETRRKVGPVGKGQETRGKGGGRRGRGIVSCTWVKRHEAGGMGNEQGAGDKGTGGNKQRRDKKQTGQGEQGDTGNEQGTRTRRQGARGAISNGQEARNTWGKRQGAGAMNNEQGAGTRRQGTHGAGGAGGAKGHLWTSGPQSPLAWGAEGDAGAPGMRTMIRATASDYRGKEQKISIALKNTKDARENIRSSEGE; this is encoded by the exons ATGGGGCAGGGGGCACGGGCAATGAGCAAGGGGCAGGAGACAAGGCGCAAGGTGGGGCCCGTAGGGAAAGGGCAGGAGacaaggggtaaggggggggggcgtaggggaaGGGGCATTGTCTCTTGCACGTGGGTCAAGAGACATGAGGCAGGGGGCATGGGCAATGAGCAAGGGGCAGGAGACAAGGGCACGGGGGGCAATAAgcaaaggagagacaagaaacaaACGGGGCAGGGGGAGCAAGGGGACACGGGCAATGAGCAAGGGACAAGAACCAGGAGACAAGGGGCAAGAGGGGCAATAAGCAATGGGCAAGAGGCAAGGAACACGTGGGGCAAGAGACAGGGGGCAGGGGCAATGAACAATGAGCAAGGGGCAGGAACCAGGAGACAAGGAACACACGGggcaggaggagcagggggggcaAAGGGGCACTTATGGACGTCAGGGCCCCAAAGCCCCCTGGCCTGGGGTGCCGAGGGGGACGCCGGAGCGCCGGGAATGCGAACAATGATCCGGGCTACGGCCTCTGACT ACcgaggaaaagaacaaaagatcTCAATCGCCCTGAAGAACACGAAGGACGCGAGGGAGAACATACGAAGTTCTGAGGGTGAATAA